The genome window ATCCATAGGCTGCCAGCATCTCCTTCAGGTCGTTCAACGTGTTGGCCTCGGCCAACGGCTTGTCGTGACGCCAGCGCGCCATGCGGGGAAACCGCAGCGCGACGCCCGACTTGTGGCGGGGGCTTTCCTGTATGCCCTCAAACGCGATCTCGAAGACATGTTCCGGACGGACTTGCCTTACCGGTCCGTAGCGTTCGAGCGTGTTGCGCCTCACCCAGGCGGTGATCTTGCGGAATTCCGCGTCGGTCAGGCCCGAATATGCCTTGGTGAATGGGACGAGCGCATTGCCGTCCCAGACCGCGAAGGTGAAGTCGGTGAAAAGGTTGGCACGCCGCCCGTGGCCCTGCTGGGCATAGATCATCACGGCGTCGATGGTCAGCGGATCGACCTTCCACTTCCACCAGTCGCCCTTCTTGCGCCCGTCCCGATAGGGACTGTCGCGGCGCTTGAGCATGATCCCCTCCGAGACATGCTCCCGCGAGGTGTCGCGGGTCCGGGCGAGGGCATCCCAATCGTCGAAGCCGAGCAGCGGAGAGATCCTGAGCGGCATGTCGTCGGGCACGCTTCGCGCAAGCGCGTCGAGCAGGGCACGACGCTCCTCGAACGGTTTCGCGCGGATATCCTCGCCCTTCCATTCCAGCATGTCGTAGGCATAGAGGATCACGGGCGCGTCGGTCAGCAGCTTCTTCGGCACGGTCTTGCGGCCGATGCGCTTCTGCAGGGCGTTGAAGCTCATGGGGGTCCCGTCCCGCCAGGCGAGCACCTCGCCGTCGAGGACCGTGCCCGCCGGCACGTGGTCGATCAGGCGGGCAAGTTCGGGGAACCGGTCGGTCATCAGCTCTTCGCCCCGCGACCAGAGGAAATGCTGGCCACCCCGCAGGACGAGTTGCCCGCGGATCCCGTCCCATTTCCGCTCGGCCGCCCAGGCCTCGGGCGGGGCGTCGAGCGTTTCCGGCCCCTCGTCGAGCTGGTAGGCGAGGTAGAAGGGATAGGGCTTCGACAGGTCCGCCGTCGGATCGTAGCTGAGGATCAGGCTCTCGAAGCTCGTCTTGTCGGGCTGCCAGTCGCCCATCAGTCGGTGGGCGAGGTCGGGCTCGTCGATGCCCGTCGCCCGCGACAGCGCCCGCGTCATCAGCTTCTGGCTCACCCCCATGCGAAAGCCGCCGGTTATGAGTTTATTGAAAACGAAGCGTTCGGTCTTGGGCAGCTCGTCCCAGGCCGCGAGAATCCGCGCCTTCTTGTCCGCGTCGTCGAGCTTTCCGAGCGCCCGGACCTCGCCGATCCAGTGGCTGAGCGTCCGGTCCGAGGCGCGCGTCGCGTCCGGCAGGATAAGGGCGATCGTCTCTGCCAGATCGCCGACGATCGGATAGCTCTCCTCGAAAAGCCAGAGCGGGATGCCTGCGCGTTCCGCCGCCCATTCGCGAAGCCTGCCGGTCGTGACCGTGCGCTTGGGCCGCCGCCCCGACAGAAGCGCGATGGTCCAGAGCTTGTCGTCCTCCGTGGCATCGCCGAAATAGGCCGAGAGCGCATCGACCTTGAGCGTGGTCTTCGTGGTCTGGTCGAGCGCGGTGAAAAGCGCGGCAAAGCGTTTCACGGGGCGTCCCCCCTCGCGGCGCTCATTCCGGGTCCTCGGTGTCGAGGCTCTCTCCCTCGTATTCCGTCTCGACGATCGCGGCGTCGTAGCCCTGATCCTCGAGCCAGCGGCGAAAGATCGAGGTATAGCCGTGGGTGACGAAGATCTTCTCCGCTCCCGTCTCGGCGATGGCGGTATTCAGGCCCTCCCAGTCGGCGTGGTCCGAGATGACGAAGCCCCGATCCGCCGCACGCCTGCGCCGCACGCCCCTGAGCGCCATCCACCCCGACGCGAAGGCGGTGGAGCTCGGGCCGAAACGCCGCGCCCATGGCGTGCCCAGCGCCGAGGGCGGGGCCACGACCAACGCGCCCTTGATGGCCTTGAGGTCGGTCTCGGGCGTCACCCGGATCGTGTCGGGCAATGGGATGCCCTGTCCGCGCATCACCTCGTTGGTGTTCTCCACCGCGCCATGGGTCAGGATCGGGCCGATGTCGGAATTGACAGCTGTCAACAATCGCTGTGCCTTGCCCAGCGCGTAGGCCCCGATGATGGACGTTTTGCCCTCGGCCGCGTTGCGCTGCCACCAGCCGTTCAGCTCGGCCGTGACGCTGTCCTCGTCTGCCCATTTGAAGACCGGCAGGCCGAAGGTGCATTCCGTGATGAAGGCGTCGCAGGCGACGGGCTCGAACGGCTCGGACAGGCCGTCGGGCGTCACCTTGTAATCGCCCGACACGACCCAGACCTCGCCGCGATGCTCGATCCGGATCTGCGCCGATCCCGGCACGTGGCCCGCGGGGTGGAAGCTGACCGTGACACCGCCAATCTCTCGCCGCTCGCCATAGCGCATCGTGTCGATCGAGATCTCGCCCAGGCGGTGACGCATCACGGGTGCCGCGGCGTCGGTCGCGAGGTAGCTCGACATGCCCGGTCGCGAATGGTCTGCATGGCCATGGGTGACGAGCGCGCGATCCACGGGCCGCCAGGGATCGACGAAGAAATCCCCCAGGGCGCAATATATGCCCTTGTCCGTAAAGCTGAGAAGCGGCGCGGCCATGTCTGGATAGGGTAGCGCGGGCCGACCCGAGGCCAAGGCGGCGTGTCAGGATGACGCCGGTGACCTCTCAGGCGGCGATCGGCGCGAGCCTCGTGATGAGGCTGCAGGCGGTCGGCCCCTGCGAGTTCGCCAGCGCCTTACGGACCTCGGCTTCGACCCGGGCCGCGTCGGCCGTCGCGGGCGGAACCACGATATCGCCCATCGACCAGCTTGCGAAGCACCGCGCCTCGACCTCGTGATCGAGGAGGATCCTCACATCGGTATGCCGCGGGTCGCCCTTGATCGTGTCGACCAGCAGATCGACATGTTCGGCCTCGCCCTCGATCGCCTGGATGAAGACGATGTCGGGGTCGTCGCCGGCCAGGATCAGCACGCCGGTGATGCCCAGCTCGGGATTGTTGCGACGCGAGCAGCGGAGGATTTCGGGCAGATCCGCGGCAAAACTCTCTGCCTTGGCCCGGCTCGAATACAGCAATTGACGCAACATCTGGCTCGGGTCTCCGGGGAATTCTGCTTGACCGCATCTAAGAACGAAGCATTTCCAAATCGTTAACGGCCGACGGCGCGGCATCTTGCAGATGGCCGTCACGCCGTTAAGGTGAAATGACAACAGGAGCTTAGCCCGCCACATGCCAGATCGCCATTTCAACGAAATGTATCACGACGGATCGGTGCGTCCGCCTTATTCCGGCCTCGAGGCCTGGGCGCGCGACATGCCTTCGGACCTCCGGGGCATGAAGCAGAGCGAGGCGGAAAAACTTTTTCGGCGCATCGGCATCACGTTCGCCGTCTATGGCGAGGGGGGCTCTCCCGACCGGCTGATTCCCTTCGACATGTTCCCGAGGGTCTTTTCGGCCGGTGAATGGGCCAAGCTCGAACGCGGGATCAAGCAGCGCGCCCGCGCGCTCAATGCCTTCCTTTCGGACATGTACAACCGCGGCGAAATGGTGCGCGCGGGACGCATTCCCGCGCATCTGGTCTATCAGAACGACGCCTACGAGATGGCTGTGAGCGGTTTCACCCCTCCGGGCGGCGTCTTCAGCCATATCGTCGGCATCGACCTGGTGCGGACCGGACCCGACGAATTTTACGTGCTCGAGGACAATTGCCGCACGCCGTCGGGCGTGAGCTACATGCTCGAGAACCGCGAGATCATGATGCGGATGTTCCCGCAGCTGTTCCAGCAGACCCGGGTGGCCCCGGTCGAGAACTATCCCTCGCTGCTCAAGCGCACGCTTGCGAGCGTCGCGCCCAAGAAATGCGACGGGGATCCGCGCGTCGTGATCCTGACGCCGGGCCATTTCAACTCCGCCTATTACGAGCATTCCTTCCTCGCCGACATGATGGGGATCGACCTTTGCGAGGGGCAGGACCTGTTCGTCGAGGGCGATTTCGTCTGGATGCGGACGACCGAGGGCCCGAAGAAGGTCGACGTGATCTATCGCCGGCTCGACGATGCGTTCATCGACCCGCTCTGCTTCCGGCCCGACAGCATGCTGGGGATTCCCGGCCTCATGAACGTCTACCGCTCGGGCGGTGTCAGCATCGCGAGCGCGCCGGGTGCCGGCGTGGCCGACGACAAGGCGATCTATACCTATGTCCCCGAGATGGTGCGCTTCTATCTCGGAGAGGAGCCGCTGCTGCAGAACGTGCCCACATGGCAATGCGCCCGCGAGGACGAGTGCAAGTACGTGCTCGACAACCTGCCGGAGCTGGTCGTGAAGGAGGTTCACGGATCGGGCGGTTACGGCATGCTCGTCGGTCCGAAATCCACGAAATCCGAGATCGAGCTTTTCGCGACGAAGATTCGGGAAAATCCGCACAACTACATCGCGCAGCC of Palleronia sp. LCG004 contains these proteins:
- a CDS encoding ATP-dependent DNA ligase, with the protein product MKRFAALFTALDQTTKTTLKVDALSAYFGDATEDDKLWTIALLSGRRPKRTVTTGRLREWAAERAGIPLWLFEESYPIVGDLAETIALILPDATRASDRTLSHWIGEVRALGKLDDADKKARILAAWDELPKTERFVFNKLITGGFRMGVSQKLMTRALSRATGIDEPDLAHRLMGDWQPDKTSFESLILSYDPTADLSKPYPFYLAYQLDEGPETLDAPPEAWAAERKWDGIRGQLVLRGGQHFLWSRGEELMTDRFPELARLIDHVPAGTVLDGEVLAWRDGTPMSFNALQKRIGRKTVPKKLLTDAPVILYAYDMLEWKGEDIRAKPFEERRALLDALARSVPDDMPLRISPLLGFDDWDALARTRDTSREHVSEGIMLKRRDSPYRDGRKKGDWWKWKVDPLTIDAVMIYAQQGHGRRANLFTDFTFAVWDGNALVPFTKAYSGLTDAEFRKITAWVRRNTLERYGPVRQVRPEHVFEIAFEGIQESPRHKSGVALRFPRMARWRHDKPLAEANTLNDLKEMLAAYG
- a CDS encoding ligase-associated DNA damage response exonuclease, with the translated sequence MAAPLLSFTDKGIYCALGDFFVDPWRPVDRALVTHGHADHSRPGMSSYLATDAAAPVMRHRLGEISIDTMRYGERREIGGVTVSFHPAGHVPGSAQIRIEHRGEVWVVSGDYKVTPDGLSEPFEPVACDAFITECTFGLPVFKWADEDSVTAELNGWWQRNAAEGKTSIIGAYALGKAQRLLTAVNSDIGPILTHGAVENTNEVMRGQGIPLPDTIRVTPETDLKAIKGALVVAPPSALGTPWARRFGPSSTAFASGWMALRGVRRRRAADRGFVISDHADWEGLNTAIAETGAEKIFVTHGYTSIFRRWLEDQGYDAAIVETEYEGESLDTEDPE
- a CDS encoding BLUF domain-containing protein — translated: MLRQLLYSSRAKAESFAADLPEILRCSRRNNPELGITGVLILAGDDPDIVFIQAIEGEAEHVDLLVDTIKGDPRHTDVRILLDHEVEARCFASWSMGDIVVPPATADAARVEAEVRKALANSQGPTACSLITRLAPIAA
- a CDS encoding circularly permuted type 2 ATP-grasp protein — protein: MPDRHFNEMYHDGSVRPPYSGLEAWARDMPSDLRGMKQSEAEKLFRRIGITFAVYGEGGSPDRLIPFDMFPRVFSAGEWAKLERGIKQRARALNAFLSDMYNRGEMVRAGRIPAHLVYQNDAYEMAVSGFTPPGGVFSHIVGIDLVRTGPDEFYVLEDNCRTPSGVSYMLENREIMMRMFPQLFQQTRVAPVENYPSLLKRTLASVAPKKCDGDPRVVILTPGHFNSAYYEHSFLADMMGIDLCEGQDLFVEGDFVWMRTTEGPKKVDVIYRRLDDAFIDPLCFRPDSMLGIPGLMNVYRSGGVSIASAPGAGVADDKAIYTYVPEMVRFYLGEEPLLQNVPTWQCAREDECKYVLDNLPELVVKEVHGSGGYGMLVGPKSTKSEIELFATKIRENPHNYIAQPTLSLSTCPTFVEEGVAPRHVDLRPYCLVGQEVNLVPGGLTRVALNEGSLVVNSSQGGGVKDTWVIAGSE